One part of the Vicia villosa cultivar HV-30 ecotype Madison, WI linkage group LG6, Vvil1.0, whole genome shotgun sequence genome encodes these proteins:
- the LOC131609091 gene encoding zinc finger protein CONSTANS-LIKE 7-like, whose translation MCNKNSITVSPAKCKSVTMKRKRKPTYKNSSSFSSSSSSSSLKPHKRRNRTKTRKPKYLSLRLQLSQTQTNQTEKTTTQQQQQESQLNLFSHHQSDSDMQEENNVALLFTSDGGATLNGLLEDESTTLTATTAEEEESLSVMRCPAMDGLVKKAMRRKRDDEEERWVSYSEVVEEKKEMMEEVNSCVGSETTSFFGSLSLKLDHDGILNAWSDKGSLYVDAADEPPQTVPDLFNASTIIPNVMWDGYGCDVVGNTWKVPEGCGANNNNVNVKEEMSWKLGQREASLLRYKEKRQSRLFAKRIRYEVRKLNAEKRPRMKGRFVKRE comes from the exons ATGTGCAACAAGAATAGTATTACTGTTTCTCCAGCAAAGTGTAAGTCTGTTACTATGAAGAGGAAAAGGAAACCAACCTATAAaaactcttcttctttttcatcatcttcttcatcttcttctcttaaACCACACAAACGTAGAAACAGAACCAAAACAAGAAAACCTAAATATCTTAGTCTTCGTTTACAGCTCTCACAAACTCAAACAAACCAAACAGAAAAAACAACAACCCAACAGCAGCAACAGGAATCACAATTGAATCTCTTCTCTCACCACCAATCAGATTCCGACATGCAAGAAGAAAACAACGTGGCTCTACTCTTCACATCCGACGGTGGAGCGACGCTAAACGGTCTTCTGGAAGACGAATCGACAACGCTAACAGCGACGACGGCGGAGGAGGAAGAGTCGTTATCGGTGATGAGGTGTCCGGCGATGGATGGGTTGGTGAAGAAAGCGATGAGGAGGAAGAGAGACGATGAGGAGGAGAGATGGGTTAGTTACTCGGAAGTTGTGGaggagaagaaggaaatgatGGAGGAAGTGAATAGTTGTGTTGGGAGTGAAACGACGTCGTTTTTTGGGTCTTTGTCTTTGAAGCTGGATCATGATGGAATATTGAATGCTTGGTCTGATAAAGGATCTCTGTATGTTGATGCTGCTGATGAGCCTCCACAGACTGTTCCTGATTTGTTCAATGCTTCTACCATCATTCCCAAT GTAATGTGGGATGGTTATGGGTGTGATGTTGTTGGGAACACATGGAAAGTTCCTGAAGGTTGTGGAGCTAACAATAACAATGTGAATGTGAAGGAAGAAATGAGTTGGAAGCTTGGTCAGAGAGAGGCAAGTTTGTTGAGATACAAAGAGAAAAGGCAAAGTAGACTCTTTGCTAAGAGGATTCGATATGAAGTTCGCAAGTTGAATGCTGAAAAACGGCCTAGAATGAAG GGACGATTTGTGAAGAGAGAATAA